AGGATGGCAAAGTGGCCCACACCCTTGTTGGGGCGCTGCCCAAGGGCGATATCGAGAAAGAATTGAAAAAACTGTTGTAGGCATTTCACGTATCCCCCCAAGGCGGCCTGACCGCCGCAACCAAAAGGGTATGGGTGCAACTCCCGGCAATTTTTGAACGCTTACCGATAAGGCGCCAACTTCTCCGCATGGCGCGGAGAAGTTACCACCAAAGATGCTAACCCTGACGGAATGAAGGCGGGGGGTTGTTTGGAATATGTTGGCGATGATATGGAAGATTTGATCATTATCGGCAGCGGGCCCGCGGGCCTCACCGCCGGCCTGTATGCTGCCCGGTCACGGCTGAAAACCCTGCTGCTGGAGAAACTCAGCCCCGGCGGACAGGTGCTGCTCACGGATACGGTGGAAAATTACCCCGGCTTCCCCGAAGGAATCTCTGGTTTTGAGTTGATGGACCGGATGAAACGCCAGGCGGAAAACTTCGGACTCATCATCCAGAGCCAGGAGGTCGTCCGACTCAATCTCACCCCGGAGAAGAAGGAGGTGGTCACGGATAAGGGAACCCTGGAGGCCCGAAGCCTGATCTTGACCACCGGCGCCACACCTCGGAAACTGGCCGTCGAAGGGGAAGAGCGGCTGACGGGCAAGGGGGTTTCGTATTGCGCCACGTGCGACGGGCCGTTTTACCGGGACCGGGAAGTGGCGGTCATCGGGGGGGGGGATACGGCCGTCGAGGAGGCCTTGTACCTGACCCGGTTTGCCAGCAAGGTCCATCTGGTGCATCGCCGAAATGAACTCAGGGCCACAAAGCTGCTTCAGGAAAGGGCGTTCGCCCAGGAAAAAATAGCATTTGAATGGGGGACCATCCCCCATCGCATCCTCGGCGAGGCAGGGGTGGAGGAAATCGAGCTGAAGCATGTGAAATCAGGCGACCTGTCCCGGCTGCGGGTGGATGGTGTCTTCGTCTTTGTGGGCTACGATCCCAATAACGAGCTGGTGAAAGACCTGTTGGAACTGGACGGTTACGGCTTTGTGGTGACCGATAATGACCTGAGAACCTCTAGCCCGGGAGTTTTTGCCGCCGGCGATATCCGGTCCAAGCTGCTTCGTCAAATATCCACTGCTGTAGGGGAAGGCGCGACAGCCGCCTTTGCCGCAGAAAGGTACCTGGAAAACGGGATATAAATGCCGCCTGCCATACCCACTCCCAGATCTAACAGATGGATCCTGCAATTGATTGTGGGGATCTGCCTGCTCCTCCTCTTGAACGGATGTGCCCTCTGGAACAGCATCTTTGGCGGGGGGGAAGAGCTGACCCCTGCGGAACTCATGGCCGACGGGATGGAGGAATTCAACGACGGTAACTTCGAGACTGCGGCCGAGATGTTTCAGAAGATAAAGGACCGGTATCCGTATAGTAAATA
This sequence is a window from Deltaproteobacteria bacterium. Protein-coding genes within it:
- the trxB gene encoding thioredoxin-disulfide reductase, which gives rise to MEDLIIIGSGPAGLTAGLYAARSRLKTLLLEKLSPGGQVLLTDTVENYPGFPEGISGFELMDRMKRQAENFGLIIQSQEVVRLNLTPEKKEVVTDKGTLEARSLILTTGATPRKLAVEGEERLTGKGVSYCATCDGPFYRDREVAVIGGGDTAVEEALYLTRFASKVHLVHRRNELRATKLLQERAFAQEKIAFEWGTIPHRILGEAGVEEIELKHVKSGDLSRLRVDGVFVFVGYDPNNELVKDLLELDGYGFVVTDNDLRTSSPGVFAAGDIRSKLLRQISTAVGEGATAAFAAERYLENGI